The Negativicoccus succinicivorans genome segment TACTAGTTTGAGAGTAGTGTCATATCCAATCCATCTCAAACCACAGACGTTAATTAATGCCGGGTACGTAGGTTTGAGAGTAGTGTCATATCCAATCCATCTCAAACTAATCGCAATTTTCATAATCGCCGCCCGGAGTTTGAGAGTAGTGTCATATCCAATCCATCTCAAACTATCTTTTTTCGTAAACGGTAATTTCAGTAGTTTGAGAGTAGTGTCATATCCAATCCATCTCAAACATACTATCCGCAAGGGGCGTATGTGACGAAGTTTGAGAGTAGTGTCATATCCAATCCATCTCAAACTAAATTTTTGAAAAACTTCTCTGAAGAACAGTTTGAGAGTAGTGTCATATCCAATCCATCTCAAGCAACGATGACAACGCCGGACAGACTCACAAAAAATGAAATCGCCAATGCGCACCGGCGAGGCGTTTTTTTACTGCACAATATTATTTGTCAATTAAGACGCTGTGGCGTCTTTTTTATTTACCTTCAGCATGACGGTGCAAGGGGCACGACCGGAGAGTGGCGGGGTAGTTTGCGCGCAGCGTCATATTTTCGTTGTGCCGCAAGGCGAAAGAGGTAGCTTACATACGCGGTCCACGTTTAGGGTAATTTTACAGCATATGGTTTAGTCGATTTGGGATCACTTTTTACTCTCTGCTAATATTTCATTGCGTATTTTTTTCACGGCGACATGCTATACTTATGCTAATCGAAAGAATAATTTATAAAGGAGAAACATGAAGTATAAACCGAAAGTTTGTCTTCTTTCCGCGTCGATCGGGCAAGGGCACGTGCAGGCGGCGCGCGCGGTGGCGGAAGCGTTGAAGCGGCATCCTACGGGATATCGCGTGCAATCGTTGGATTTTTTGTCGCGTGATATGATATCGCTTGATTACTGGATGCGCGAGACATACATTAAAATGATCGATTTGTTTCCGCTGATTTATGATCTTTTATACCATCAATCGCAACGTCGGCACGGCGGTAAACAGGTTCGCAGTCTGCTGGCGCGCACGTTTCGCAGTCGCATGCGGCATTTATTGGAAGTGCTCTCACCGGATGCATTGGTGTTGACGCATCCGTTCCCCGCGGCGGCCGCCGCTAAGCTGGTGGAAAAAGGCGAGCTCCATATCCCGATTGTGACGGTGATTACGGATTTTGATCTACACCAATTATGGGTGTATAAAAACATCACGGCGTACTGTGTACCGTCGGCGCAAGTGCGTGACGAACTGATCGCGGCGGGCATTGAAAAAGAACGCGTGTTTGTAACGGGAATCCCGATTATGCAGCGGTTTTACGAGATGAAAAAAGCTTCTCTGCGCGAACCGGGCACCGTGCTGATCATGGGGGGCGGCACCGGTCTGGGCGCGGTGAAGGATATTTTATGGCGCCTGACGCAAGTGGAAGCGGTGCAACGCGTTATCGTTGTGACGGGACAAAATCTCACGCTGTTTGATGAAATTCAGGAAATGCGAGACGAGTTGCGCGTGCCGCTGGAATTGTACGGATACACAAATGAAATCCCGCGACTGATGGCGCGCGCGTCATTATTGGTGACGAAGCCGGGAGCGTTGACCACGACGGAAGCGATGACAATGCATTTGCCGATGGTATTGGTGGATGCTATTCCGGGGCAAGAGGAAGCGAACGCGGCGCACTTGGAAAAGATCGGCTGCGCGAAATGGATTTTACGGGAGCAGCTGGTGCCGGTCGCACGCGAATTTTTTGCCGGGAAAGCGACTTGGTATACAGGCGATCAACAAAAAACGCAACACAGCGCCCAACTTGTCGCCGATATTATTGATTCGCTGGTAACCTTTGAAAATTGAGACACAAAAAAAGAGCCCTGAGGCTCTTTTTTATTTTGCGGGTGCCGGCGCGGCGGGCAATAATGTGGCGCCGCTGATTTGACGATACGCATCATAGACTTCGGCGGCATTTTGCAAACGTTTAATGCGCCAAAACCCGGTGGAATCTTTCACCAGCGACAAATGCAACGGGATGTACCGGTCACGATTAATTTCACGGAGACGGACAAGGACTTCCGCGTTCGTGCCTTCCGATGTCAGCGTTTGGATGTCAGTGACTTCGTAATTGGACGGTGGCGCGTCCTTTTCGTTGGTAATCAGCGGAATGGAAATGATCGGCGCGGAGTTTTTCTGATCGATTTGCGAGCGCAAGGCGTGGCTCAGAGCCTGAATAAAAATCGGCCGCATAACGTACATAATAGATGCCGACATGCTTGTACCGGCGTTGGCGCTGTCGCGAAAGACATCATCGAAACCGTCTTGCACCAGCGTATCAATATCGACGCGCCGTTCAAAGCGAGTCAGATTGTGCTCGCGCGCCGCATCAGCCGCATCCATGACCGCATATTTGGGAGTGCGAATATAGTAGCCGTAATAAAATAAAAGGACGCCGGCCACCAGAATAAGGGCGGCGAGAAGTACATACCACCAACGATTTTTTTGTCCAGTTGAAGTGTTCACGGGGACCTCCTTACCAGGTGATAAATCTATTTTGACAGGCAGCGAAATGATTGTCAAACAAGCTGATTTTTACAAAATGCATAAAAAATATTGACGAGCACGGGCGAA includes the following:
- a CDS encoding MGDG synthase family glycosyltransferase, with product MKYKPKVCLLSASIGQGHVQAARAVAEALKRHPTGYRVQSLDFLSRDMISLDYWMRETYIKMIDLFPLIYDLLYHQSQRRHGGKQVRSLLARTFRSRMRHLLEVLSPDALVLTHPFPAAAAAKLVEKGELHIPIVTVITDFDLHQLWVYKNITAYCVPSAQVRDELIAAGIEKERVFVTGIPIMQRFYEMKKASLREPGTVLIMGGGTGLGAVKDILWRLTQVEAVQRVIVVTGQNLTLFDEIQEMRDELRVPLELYGYTNEIPRLMARASLLVTKPGALTTTEAMTMHLPMVLVDAIPGQEEANAAHLEKIGCAKWILREQLVPVAREFFAGKATWYTGDQQKTQHSAQLVADIIDSLVTFEN